A genomic region of Saccopteryx bilineata isolate mSacBil1 chromosome 1, mSacBil1_pri_phased_curated, whole genome shotgun sequence contains the following coding sequences:
- the ARHGAP1 gene encoding rho GTPase-activating protein 1 isoform X1, protein MDPLSELQDDLPLDDPSQALNQLKLASIDEKNWPSDEMPDFPKSDDSKSSSPEPVTHLKWDDPYYDIARHQIVEVAGCEEPEGAQAGDDKYGRKIIVFSACRMPPSHQLDHGKLLGYLKHTLDQYVESDYTLLYLHHGLTSDNKPSLTWLREAYREFDRKYKKNIKALYIVHPTMFIKTLLILFKPIISFKFGQKIFYVNYLSELSEHVKLEQLGIPRQVLKYDDFLKSTQKSPATAPKPMPPRPPLPNQQFGVSLQHLQEKNPEQEPIPLVLRETVAHLQAHALTTEGIFRRSANTQVVREVQQKYNMGLSVDFDQYDDLHLPAVILKTFLRELPEPLLTFDLYPHVVGFLNIEESQRVEVTLQVLQTLPEENYQVLRFLTAFLVQVSAHRDQNKMTNNNLAVVFGPNLLWAKDAAITLKAINPINTFTKFLLDHQGELFPSPDS, encoded by the exons ATGGACCCGCTTTCAGAACTGCAGGACGACCTGCCCTTGGATGACCCCAGCCAGGCTCTGAACCAGCTGAAGCTAGCCTCCATTGATGAGAAGAACTGGCCCTCAGATGAAATGCCCGACTTTCCCAAGTCAG ATGACTCCAAAAGCAGCTCCCCAGAACCTGTCACACACCTGAAGTGGGACGACCCTTACTACGACATCGCCCGGCACCAAATCGTGGAGGTGGCAG GGTGTGAGGAGCCTGAGGGGGCCCAGGCAG GAGATGACAAGTACGGGCGGAAGATCATTGTGTTTAGTGCCTGCCGAATGCCGCCGAGCCACCAGCTTGACCACGGCAAGCTCCTGGG GTACCTGAAGCACACCCTGGACCAGTATGTGGAGAGTGACTACACGCTACTCTACCTGCACCACGGCCTGACCAGCGACAACAAGCCCTCCCTCACCTGGCTCCGGGAAGCCTACCGGGAGTTTGACCGCAA GTACAAGAAGAACATCAAGGCGCTGTACATTGTGCACCCCACCATGTTCATCAAGACCCTGCTCATCCTCTTTAAGCCCATCATCAG CTTCAAGTTTGGGCAGAAGATCTTCTATGTGAATTACTTGAGTGAGCTGAGCGAGCACGTGAAGCTGGAGCAACTGGGGATCCCTCGCCAAGTGCTCAA gTATGATGACTTCCTGAAATCCACACAGAAGAGCCCTGCAACAGCCCCAAAGCCCATGCCTCCACGGCCCCCTCTGCCCAACCAGCAGTTTGGGGTCTCACTGCAGCA CCTCCAGGAGAAGAACCCAGAGCAGGAGCCCATTCCGCTCGTGCTCCGGGAGACCGTCGCCCACCTCCAGGCCCACG ctctcaccactgAGGGGATTTTCCGGAGGTCCGCCAACACCCAGGTCGTACGGGAGGTGCAGCAGAAGTACAACATGG GGCTGTCTGTGGACTTCGATCAGTATGACGACCTGCACCTGCCAGCGGTCATCCTCAAGACCTTCCTCCGGGAGCTTCCTGAGCCCCTGCTCACCTTTGACCTCTACCCCCATGTtgtgggctttctca ACATTGAGGAGAGCCAGAGAGTGGAGGTGACGCTGCAGGTCCTTCAGACGCTGCCTGAGGAGAACTATCAGGTGCTTCGTTTCCTCACTGCCTTCCTGGTGCAG GTCTCCGCCCACCGAGACCAGAACAAGATGACCAACAATAACCTGGCTGTGGTCTTCGGCCCTAACCTGCTGTGGGCCAAGGATGCTGCCATCACCCTCAAGGCCATTAACCCTATCAACACCTTCACGAAGTTCCTCCTGGACCACCAAGGGGAGCTGTTCCCTAGCCCTGACTCCTAG
- the ZNF408 gene encoding zinc finger protein 408, translating to MEGAADRLLEKDRVPVAPEPRLDRGSGWSPPGESCGQGLEDFPPWPTRAAHALKSLPRGLALGPSLVEKQRLGVWCVGEPLQPGLLWGPLQEESVSEHKGEGVTSGQEKDVSLGPWGDVCACEQSSGWTSLVQRGRLEGEGNVAPMWISERLHLHVCRVVLPGCELLLWPQSPLEGLSPTQPRLEEAAMVVVTEVETAVQEEVASPGEDVGEPCTDSGHQSSPSIQAESMVGAGPKPQTQDQLSKESQSLGPLPQNGSMDEEDPPQTQMPADLQSSSPPQQGLQSNEATSSSSARGPQLHAHLVEKLHSPDACCPPRAKTSEPRARSDGEQHPGSSACLQSPDLEGSSPKQGRRYRCGECGKAFLQLCHLKKHAFVHTGHKPFLCTECGKSYSSEESFKAHMLGHRGVRPFPCPQCDKAYGTRRDLKEHQVVHSGARPFACDQCGKAFARRPSLRLHRKTHQVPATPAPCPCPVCGRPLANQGSLRNHMRLHTGEKPFLCPHCGRAFRQRGNLRGHLRLHTGERPYRCPHCADAFPQLPELRRHLISHTGEAHLCPVCGKALRDPHTLRAHERLHSGERPFPCPQCGRAYTLATKLRRHLKSHLADKPYRCPTCGMGYTLPQSLKRHQLSHLPRAPCVPSAAAEPTVVLLQAEPESRDTRSDQRVSPARDVFQVTISENRDKCFVGPEEPGPSPSLVLIHKDMGFGIWAEVVEVESST from the exons ATGGAGGGGGCGGCAGATCGGCTTTTGGAGAAAGACAGAGTGCCGGTCG CGCCCGAGCCGCGCCTGGACCGGGGCTCAGGATGGAGCCCTCCGGGAGAAAGCTGTGGTCAGGGCCTCGAAGACTTCCCGCCCTGGCCGACCCGAGCCGCCCACGCTCTAAAGAGCCTCCCCCGGGGTTTGGCCCTTGGCCCCTCGCTCGTGGAGAAACAGCGCCTGGGGGTCTGGTGTGTCGGGGAGCCTCTGCAGCCAGGACTGCTTTGGGGGCCGCTGCAAGAGGAGTCTGTCTCCGAGCACAAGGGCGAGGGAGTGACATCAGGGCAGGAGAAG GACGTGTCACTAGGTCCATGGGGAGACGTGTGTGCTTGTGAGCAGAGTTCAGGCTGGACCAG TTTGGTGCAGCGGGGCAGGCTGGAGGGTGAGGGAAACGTGGCCCCCATGTGGATCAGCGAGAGGCTCCACCTGCATGTGTGCCGGGTCGTGCTGCCAGGCTGTGAGCTGCTGCTGTGGCCCCAGTCCCCCTTGGAGGGCctcagccccacccagcccaggCTAGAAGAGGCAGCCATGGTGGTGGTGACAGAAGTGGAAACTGCTGTACAAGAGGAAGTGGCCTCTCCTGGAGAGGATGTGGGAGAACCTTGTACAG ATTCTGGTCACCAATCATCCCCCAGCATCCAGGCAGAGAGTATGGTGGGCGCTGGACCTAAACCTCAAACCCAGGATCAACTTTCCAAGGAGAGCCAGTCTCTTGGTCCTTTGCCACAGAATGGCAGCATGGACGAGGAAGACCCACCCCAGACACAGATGCCAGCTGATCTTCAGAGCAGCTCCCCCCCCCAGCAGGGCTTACAGAGCAACGAGGccacttcctcctcttctgccCGCGGCCCCCAGCTGCACGCTCACCTGGTCGAGAAGTTACATAGCCCTGACGCTTGTTGCCCACCCAGAGCAAAGACCTCGGAGCCCAGGGCGCGGTCGGATGGAGAGCAGCACCCCGGCTCTTCTGCATGCTTGCAGAGCCCTGACCTGGAGGGAAGCTCCCCGAAACAGGGGCGGCGGTACCGCTGTGGGGAGTGTGGCAAGGCGTTCCTGCAGCTGTGCCACCTGAAGAAACATGCATTCGTGCACACGGGCCACAAGCCCTTCCTCTGCACTGAGTGTGGCAAGAGCTACAGCTCAGAGGAGAGCTTCAAAGCCCACATGCTGGGCCACCGCGGTGTGCGGCCCTTTCCCTGTCCGCAATGTGACAAGGCCTATGGCACCCGGCGAGACCTCAAAGAACACCAGGTGGTACATTCAGGCGCCCGACCTTTTGCCTGCGACCAGTGTGGCAAGGCCTTCGCCCGCCGGCCTTCTCTGCGACTGCATCGCAAGACCCACCAGGTGCCAGCCACCCCTGCCCCGTGCCCGTGCCCTGTGTGCGGGCGGCCCCTGGCCAACCAGGGCTCCCTGCGGAACCACATGCGGCTCCACACGGGGGAGAAGCCCTTCCTGTGCCCGCACTGTGGCCGGGCATTCCGCCAGCGGGGCAACCTCCGTGGGCACCTGCGGCTGCACACAGGGGAGCGGCCGTACCGCTGCCCGCACTGCGCCGACGCCTTCCCCCAGCTGCCCGAGCTGCGGCGCCACCTCATCTCCCACACTGGCGAGGCGCACCTGTGCCCTGTGTGCGGGAAGGCCCTCCGGGACCCGCACACGCTGCGCGCTCACGAGCGCCTGCACTCGGGGGAGAGGCCCTTCCCTTGCCCCCAGTGTGGCCGCGCTTACACGCTGGCCACCAAGCTGAGGCGCCACCTCAAGTCCCACCTGGCTGACAAGCCCTACCGCTGCCCCACCTGCGGCATGGGCTACACCCTGCCCCAGAGCCTCAAGCGGCACCAGCTCAGCCACCTTCCCAGGGCGCCCTGCGTGCCCTCTGCCGCCGCGGAGCCCACTGTGGTCTTACTGCAGGCTGAGCCAGAGTCGCGGGACACACGCAGCGACCAGCGCGTCTCCCCAGCCCGGGATGTCTTCCAGGTCACCATCTCTGAGAACCGGGACAAGTGCTTTGTGGGGCCGGAGGAGccaggccccagccccagcctggtgCTCATCCACAAAGACATGGGCTTCGGCATCTGGGCCGAGGTGGTAGAGGTGGAGAGCAGCACCTGA
- the ARHGAP1 gene encoding rho GTPase-activating protein 1 isoform X2, translating to MDPLSELQDDLPLDDPSQALNQLKLASIDEKNWPSDEMPDFPKSDDSKSSSPEPVTHLKWDDPYYDIARHQIVEVAGDDKYGRKIIVFSACRMPPSHQLDHGKLLGYLKHTLDQYVESDYTLLYLHHGLTSDNKPSLTWLREAYREFDRKYKKNIKALYIVHPTMFIKTLLILFKPIISFKFGQKIFYVNYLSELSEHVKLEQLGIPRQVLKYDDFLKSTQKSPATAPKPMPPRPPLPNQQFGVSLQHLQEKNPEQEPIPLVLRETVAHLQAHALTTEGIFRRSANTQVVREVQQKYNMGLSVDFDQYDDLHLPAVILKTFLRELPEPLLTFDLYPHVVGFLNIEESQRVEVTLQVLQTLPEENYQVLRFLTAFLVQVSAHRDQNKMTNNNLAVVFGPNLLWAKDAAITLKAINPINTFTKFLLDHQGELFPSPDS from the exons ATGGACCCGCTTTCAGAACTGCAGGACGACCTGCCCTTGGATGACCCCAGCCAGGCTCTGAACCAGCTGAAGCTAGCCTCCATTGATGAGAAGAACTGGCCCTCAGATGAAATGCCCGACTTTCCCAAGTCAG ATGACTCCAAAAGCAGCTCCCCAGAACCTGTCACACACCTGAAGTGGGACGACCCTTACTACGACATCGCCCGGCACCAAATCGTGGAGGTGGCAG GAGATGACAAGTACGGGCGGAAGATCATTGTGTTTAGTGCCTGCCGAATGCCGCCGAGCCACCAGCTTGACCACGGCAAGCTCCTGGG GTACCTGAAGCACACCCTGGACCAGTATGTGGAGAGTGACTACACGCTACTCTACCTGCACCACGGCCTGACCAGCGACAACAAGCCCTCCCTCACCTGGCTCCGGGAAGCCTACCGGGAGTTTGACCGCAA GTACAAGAAGAACATCAAGGCGCTGTACATTGTGCACCCCACCATGTTCATCAAGACCCTGCTCATCCTCTTTAAGCCCATCATCAG CTTCAAGTTTGGGCAGAAGATCTTCTATGTGAATTACTTGAGTGAGCTGAGCGAGCACGTGAAGCTGGAGCAACTGGGGATCCCTCGCCAAGTGCTCAA gTATGATGACTTCCTGAAATCCACACAGAAGAGCCCTGCAACAGCCCCAAAGCCCATGCCTCCACGGCCCCCTCTGCCCAACCAGCAGTTTGGGGTCTCACTGCAGCA CCTCCAGGAGAAGAACCCAGAGCAGGAGCCCATTCCGCTCGTGCTCCGGGAGACCGTCGCCCACCTCCAGGCCCACG ctctcaccactgAGGGGATTTTCCGGAGGTCCGCCAACACCCAGGTCGTACGGGAGGTGCAGCAGAAGTACAACATGG GGCTGTCTGTGGACTTCGATCAGTATGACGACCTGCACCTGCCAGCGGTCATCCTCAAGACCTTCCTCCGGGAGCTTCCTGAGCCCCTGCTCACCTTTGACCTCTACCCCCATGTtgtgggctttctca ACATTGAGGAGAGCCAGAGAGTGGAGGTGACGCTGCAGGTCCTTCAGACGCTGCCTGAGGAGAACTATCAGGTGCTTCGTTTCCTCACTGCCTTCCTGGTGCAG GTCTCCGCCCACCGAGACCAGAACAAGATGACCAACAATAACCTGGCTGTGGTCTTCGGCCCTAACCTGCTGTGGGCCAAGGATGCTGCCATCACCCTCAAGGCCATTAACCCTATCAACACCTTCACGAAGTTCCTCCTGGACCACCAAGGGGAGCTGTTCCCTAGCCCTGACTCCTAG